One genomic window of Halobellus limi includes the following:
- a CDS encoding protein-L-isoaspartate O-methyltransferase family protein: MDPGDLRGEMVDGLEERLSIDDAVALAMRTVPRRTFVDDAPYDGRSEADGTTVLAPEMVARLLTALDVNARNAEASVGAGGAAGTDRTEGADGIAADDAESTGDVLVVGAGVGYTAAILAELVGETRVHAVDIDRRLVYAARSNLESAGYGGVLVDARDGARGLPEYAPFDRILVEAAAIEPPKRLVEQLAPGGRLVLPLGGPEQSLAVVDDDGEVVERCGPVAFKPLLVDGEQGSAPARNRTEREDAQRANEPGYFAKTGWEQEWIDWDEQMSRR, translated from the coding sequence ATGGACCCCGGGGATCTGCGCGGAGAGATGGTCGACGGCCTGGAGGAACGGCTGTCGATCGACGACGCCGTCGCGCTCGCGATGCGGACGGTCCCCCGCCGGACCTTCGTCGACGACGCGCCCTACGACGGCCGGAGCGAGGCGGACGGAACCACGGTTCTGGCTCCCGAAATGGTCGCGCGCCTCCTGACGGCGCTCGACGTGAACGCCCGAAACGCCGAGGCGTCAGTCGGTGCGGGCGGCGCGGCGGGAACGGACCGGACGGAGGGCGCAGACGGTATTGCAGCGGACGACGCCGAGTCGACCGGCGACGTCCTCGTCGTCGGCGCGGGCGTCGGCTACACGGCGGCGATCCTCGCGGAACTCGTCGGCGAGACGCGCGTGCACGCGGTCGACATCGACCGGCGGCTCGTCTACGCCGCGCGCTCGAACCTCGAATCCGCCGGCTACGGCGGCGTCCTCGTCGACGCTCGCGACGGGGCGCGCGGGCTCCCCGAGTACGCGCCCTTCGACCGGATTCTGGTCGAGGCGGCCGCCATCGAACCCCCGAAGCGGCTGGTCGAGCAGCTCGCGCCCGGCGGGCGACTCGTCCTCCCGCTCGGCGGCCCCGAGCAGTCGCTCGCCGTCGTCGACGACGACGGCGAGGTCGTCGAGCGGTGCGGGCCGGTGGCGTTCAAACCCCTGCTGGTCGACGGCGAGCAGGGCAGCGCGCCCGCCCGGAACCGGACCGAACGCGAGGACGCCCAGCGGGCCAACGAGCCGGGCTACTTCGCGAAGACCGGGTGGGAGCAGGAGTGGATCGACTGGGACGAGCAGATGAGTCGGCGGTAA
- a CDS encoding DUF7536 family protein, which translates to MSDEVPDRPPQSGLVSALSVPRNATVGVAAGIALAVLAYLVRVFEVFGPFAGTREYPVLGPEGWFLVLAFVLATSTALLVASVLTVVEAVRLTREL; encoded by the coding sequence ATGAGCGACGAGGTCCCGGACCGGCCGCCGCAGTCGGGGCTGGTCAGCGCGCTGTCGGTCCCGCGGAACGCGACCGTCGGCGTCGCCGCGGGCATCGCCCTGGCGGTCCTCGCCTACCTGGTCCGCGTGTTCGAGGTGTTCGGACCGTTCGCGGGGACGCGCGAGTACCCCGTGTTGGGTCCCGAAGGGTGGTTTCTGGTGCTCGCGTTCGTCCTCGCGACGTCGACGGCGCTGCTGGTGGCGTCGGTACTGACCGTCGTCGAGGCCGTGCGACTGACTCGGGAGTTGTAA
- a CDS encoding pyridoxal-phosphate dependent enzyme codes for MPLPPTLELVCSVCEETHDGWTWRCDCGAPLDFASSSAKHRKRTAPPASWADTRAGLWAFRDFLPVGPHVTLGEGLTPLVDAPEWDAAFKLEYVFPTGSFKDRGATVTLSVAAELGVDRVVEDSSGNAGAAIATYAARAGLDAEIYVPASVKPGKRRAIERTGATVVPIEGSREDVTAACVAAVDAGDAWYASHAWNPAFFAGTATFAYEVCAQRDWTAPDAVVTPLGHGTLFLGAYRGFRDLYDAGWIESMPRLLGAQAAGSAPITAELHGEAAAAGENDVADGIQIREPVRKSQILAAIDDTGGDAVALPSRAVERELDRLHSEGFYVEPTCAVAPAALDVYRERGVVAADDDVVVPLTGSGLKT; via the coding sequence ATGCCACTTCCACCGACGCTCGAACTCGTCTGTTCGGTCTGTGAGGAGACGCACGACGGGTGGACCTGGCGGTGTGACTGCGGCGCGCCGCTGGACTTCGCGTCGTCGTCGGCGAAGCACCGAAAACGGACGGCCCCACCGGCGTCGTGGGCGGACACCCGCGCCGGGCTGTGGGCCTTCCGCGACTTCCTCCCGGTCGGTCCGCACGTGACGCTCGGCGAGGGGCTGACGCCGCTCGTCGACGCGCCCGAGTGGGACGCGGCGTTCAAACTGGAGTACGTCTTCCCGACGGGATCGTTCAAGGACCGGGGCGCGACGGTGACGCTCTCTGTCGCCGCCGAACTCGGCGTCGACCGGGTCGTCGAGGACTCCTCGGGCAACGCGGGCGCGGCCATCGCGACCTACGCTGCCCGCGCCGGTCTCGACGCCGAGATCTACGTTCCCGCGTCGGTCAAGCCCGGAAAACGCCGCGCGATCGAACGGACCGGCGCGACAGTCGTCCCGATCGAGGGGAGCCGCGAGGACGTCACGGCCGCCTGCGTGGCGGCCGTCGACGCCGGGGACGCGTGGTACGCCTCCCACGCGTGGAACCCGGCCTTCTTCGCGGGCACGGCGACGTTCGCGTACGAGGTCTGCGCCCAGCGCGACTGGACCGCGCCGGACGCCGTCGTGACGCCGCTCGGCCACGGCACGCTCTTTCTCGGCGCCTACCGCGGCTTCCGCGACCTCTACGACGCCGGCTGGATCGAGTCGATGCCGCGCCTCCTGGGCGCGCAGGCGGCCGGCTCCGCCCCGATCACGGCGGAACTGCACGGCGAGGCGGCGGCCGCCGGCGAAAACGACGTCGCCGACGGGATCCAGATCCGTGAGCCGGTCCGGAAATCACAGATCCTGGCGGCGATCGACGACACCGGCGGCGACGCGGTCGCCCTCCCCTCGCGAGCGGTCGAGCGCGAACTCGACAGACTCCACAGCGAGGGGTTCTACGTCGAACCCACCTGCGCCGTCGCGCCCGCGGCGCTCGACGTCTACCGCGAGCGCGGCGTCGTCGCTGCCGACGACGACGTCGTGGTCCCGCTCACCGGGAGCGGGCTGAAAACGTAG
- a CDS encoding aminopeptidase, whose amino-acid sequence MSNDGLATAATTAVEQCMALDAAESCVIVTDDERRAIGEALYEAAAAVAEETTILQYPPGDQHGEEPPGPVAAAMAEADVFLAPTTKSISHTRARGNACDTGARGATLPGITEDVFLTGLDADYDAIAQHCREVLAQVEDAEEIRVTAPAGTDITFEPGDRAWNTDTGIVHDAGGFSNLPAGEVFVSPTDANGTYVVDGTMRPHGLLDEGQELRFEVEEGYVTDISDDEIRSQVEAAAEEVGRDAYNLAELGIGTNVGVTDLVGSVLLDEKAAGTVHVAIGDDAGIGGDTDAPLHLDGIIREPTVWADGEEVKLPR is encoded by the coding sequence ATGTCGAACGACGGACTCGCGACCGCCGCGACGACAGCGGTCGAGCAGTGTATGGCCCTCGACGCCGCCGAATCGTGCGTGATCGTCACCGACGACGAGCGACGGGCGATCGGCGAGGCCCTCTACGAGGCCGCTGCCGCGGTCGCCGAGGAGACGACGATCCTGCAGTACCCGCCTGGCGACCAGCACGGCGAGGAACCGCCGGGACCGGTCGCCGCCGCGATGGCCGAGGCGGACGTGTTCCTCGCGCCGACGACGAAGAGCATCAGCCACACCCGCGCCCGCGGGAACGCCTGCGACACGGGCGCTCGCGGGGCGACGCTGCCCGGAATCACCGAGGACGTGTTCCTGACGGGACTCGACGCCGACTACGACGCCATCGCCCAGCACTGCCGGGAGGTGCTCGCGCAGGTCGAAGACGCCGAGGAGATCCGCGTGACCGCGCCCGCGGGGACGGACATCACGTTCGAACCGGGAGACAGGGCGTGGAACACCGACACCGGCATCGTCCACGACGCCGGCGGCTTCTCGAACCTGCCCGCGGGCGAGGTGTTCGTCTCGCCGACGGACGCGAACGGCACCTACGTCGTCGACGGGACGATGCGGCCGCACGGCCTGCTCGACGAGGGTCAGGAACTCCGGTTCGAGGTCGAAGAGGGCTACGTGACCGACATCTCCGACGACGAGATCCGAAGCCAGGTCGAGGCGGCCGCCGAGGAGGTCGGCCGCGACGCCTACAACCTCGCGGAGTTGGGCATCGGCACCAACGTCGGCGTCACCGACCTCGTCGGTTCCGTCCTCCTCGACGAGAAGGCCGCGGGGACGGTCCACGTCGCCATCGGCGACGACGCGGGGATCGGCGGCGACACCGACGCGCCGCTGCACCTCGACGGGATCATCCGAGAGCCGACCGTGTGGGCGGACGGGGAGGAAGTGAAGCTTCCTCGATAA
- a CDS encoding HVO_0476 family zinc finger protein has protein sequence MSTPQDRIAVECPSCSSAESTVHEVLKEGGGRHTVRCTECGHVHKVQVDSETEVERDVVVSQDGESFSTTVDAPPTDTVAVGDEFIVDSEEAIMLVRVTGIEIGPEQRTEEATIEDVDTVWTRAVDNVTVKVTVNPKEGTGDREHTRSFDLQLPGDHEFVVGETETFGDEEFEVKAIQVRDDAPEYRHGKFDHDGDMVYAKDVKRLYGTDQTTSAWSAW, from the coding sequence ATGAGCACGCCACAGGACCGCATCGCGGTCGAATGTCCCTCCTGTTCGTCCGCCGAATCGACGGTCCACGAGGTACTGAAAGAGGGCGGCGGCCGCCACACCGTCCGGTGCACCGAGTGCGGTCACGTCCACAAGGTCCAGGTCGACTCGGAGACGGAGGTCGAACGCGACGTTGTCGTCTCCCAGGACGGCGAGTCGTTCTCGACGACCGTCGACGCGCCGCCGACGGACACGGTCGCGGTCGGTGACGAATTCATCGTCGACAGCGAGGAGGCGATCATGCTCGTCCGGGTCACGGGCATCGAGATCGGCCCCGAGCAGCGGACCGAAGAGGCGACGATCGAGGACGTCGACACGGTCTGGACCCGCGCCGTCGACAACGTGACGGTGAAGGTGACCGTCAACCCGAAGGAGGGGACGGGCGACCGCGAGCACACGCGGAGTTTCGACCTGCAGCTTCCGGGCGACCACGAGTTCGTCGTCGGCGAGACCGAGACGTTCGGCGACGAGGAGTTCGAGGTCAAGGCCATCCAGGTCCGCGATGACGCCCCGGAGTACCGCCACGGGAAGTTCGACCACGACGGCGATATGGTGTACGCGAAGGACGTCAAGCGACTCTACGGGACCGACCAGACGACCTCCGCCTGGTCGGCCTGGTGA
- a CDS encoding type II glyceraldehyde-3-phosphate dehydrogenase — MIRVGVNGYGTIGKRVADAVAAQPDMEVAGVAKTQPNFEAHTAVERGYSMYAAIPERAPLFGDAGIETAGVVDELVADADVIVDATPSGIGAENRSLYASYDTPAIFQGGEDASVAQVSFNARANYDDARGADSVRVVSCNTTGLSRLVAPLEEEYGVEKVRATLVRRGGDPSQHSRGPINDILPNPIEIPSHHGPDVQTIFPELSIDTMGLKVPATLMHVHAVNVTLESDVTAAHVRQLLEDQSRIYVIPEGLGLDGAGKLKDFALDAGRPRGDLWENCLWGESIATEGRDLYLFQAVHQESDVVPENVDAIRAVTDSADAAESIERTNRTIGVGLAGDPSGFNDSQVEAEAADD, encoded by the coding sequence ATGATACGAGTGGGTGTCAACGGCTACGGAACGATCGGGAAGCGTGTCGCCGATGCCGTCGCGGCCCAGCCCGATATGGAAGTCGCTGGCGTCGCCAAGACGCAACCCAACTTCGAGGCCCACACCGCCGTCGAGCGCGGCTACTCGATGTACGCGGCGATTCCGGAACGCGCGCCGCTGTTCGGCGACGCGGGCATCGAGACCGCGGGCGTCGTCGACGAACTGGTCGCCGACGCCGACGTGATCGTCGACGCCACGCCGTCGGGGATCGGCGCGGAGAACCGATCGCTCTACGCCTCCTACGACACGCCCGCGATCTTCCAGGGCGGCGAGGACGCGAGCGTCGCCCAGGTGAGTTTCAACGCGCGGGCGAACTACGACGACGCCCGGGGGGCGGACTCCGTCCGCGTGGTCTCCTGTAACACGACGGGGCTCTCCCGGCTCGTCGCGCCGCTCGAGGAGGAGTACGGCGTCGAGAAGGTCCGCGCGACGCTCGTCCGGCGCGGCGGCGACCCGAGCCAGCACTCCCGCGGCCCGATCAACGACATCCTCCCGAACCCGATCGAGATCCCCTCCCACCACGGCCCGGACGTCCAGACCATCTTCCCCGAGCTCTCGATCGACACGATGGGGCTGAAGGTGCCGGCGACGCTGATGCACGTCCACGCGGTCAACGTCACGCTCGAATCCGACGTGACGGCCGCGCACGTCCGCCAGCTCCTGGAGGACCAATCGCGGATCTACGTCATTCCGGAGGGGTTGGGCCTCGACGGCGCCGGGAAGCTGAAGGACTTCGCGCTCGACGCCGGCCGGCCGCGCGGCGACCTCTGGGAGAACTGCCTGTGGGGCGAGTCGATCGCCACCGAGGGGCGGGACCTCTATCTCTTCCAGGCGGTCCACCAAGAGTCCGACGTCGTCCCCGAGAACGTCGACGCCATCCGCGCGGTGACCGACAGCGCCGACGCCGCCGAGAGCATCGAGCGGACGAACCGGACGATCGGCGTCGGCCTCGCGGGCGACCCCTCGGGCTTCAACGACTCCCAGGTCGAGGCCGAGGCCGCGGACGACTGA
- a CDS encoding phosphoglycerate kinase — protein sequence MSESTATSTFDTLDDLASDQRVLVRLDLNSPIEGGEPQDNRRFERHAKTVRELAEAGHRVVLLAHQGRPGRDDFVSLSGHAEILASHVGRDVEFVADTYGGEAIDAIDALDAGEILLLENTRMCDDELPEEEPETKAETEFVQSLAPHFDAYVNDAYSAAHRSHASLVGFPLVLPSYAGRVMETEYEANTAIAGKEFDGRVTMVVGGTKATDVIDVMNNLGTKVDDFLLGGIAGELFLRAAGHPVGFDLDPEADLYDSQWEQNHEVVEEMLDERGDQITLATDLAYEDDADERAEIDVEAIEEKDVSFLDVGTDTAEGYADVVRESEAVFVKGALGVFEDERFSVGTVTVLEAIAETDCFSVVGGGDTSRAIEMYGMDEADFGHVSIAGGAYIRALTGQPLAGVEALKRE from the coding sequence ATGTCCGAATCCACCGCCACGTCCACGTTCGACACGCTCGACGACCTCGCCTCCGACCAGCGCGTGCTCGTCCGCCTCGATCTGAACTCCCCGATCGAGGGCGGCGAACCGCAGGACAACCGCCGCTTCGAACGGCACGCGAAGACCGTGCGCGAACTCGCCGAGGCGGGCCACCGCGTCGTCCTCCTGGCGCACCAGGGCCGCCCCGGCCGCGACGACTTCGTCTCGCTGTCGGGCCACGCCGAGATCCTCGCCTCACACGTCGGCCGCGACGTCGAGTTCGTCGCCGACACATATGGAGGAGAAGCGATCGACGCCATCGACGCCCTCGACGCCGGCGAGATCCTCCTGCTCGAGAACACGCGGATGTGCGACGACGAACTGCCCGAGGAAGAGCCCGAAACCAAGGCCGAGACGGAGTTCGTGCAGTCGCTCGCGCCGCACTTCGACGCCTACGTCAACGACGCTTATTCCGCAGCACACCGCTCGCACGCCTCGCTCGTCGGCTTCCCGCTCGTGCTTCCGTCCTATGCGGGCCGCGTGATGGAGACCGAGTACGAGGCCAACACCGCCATCGCCGGAAAGGAGTTCGACGGCCGGGTGACGATGGTCGTCGGCGGCACGAAGGCCACCGACGTGATCGACGTGATGAACAACTTAGGGACCAAAGTCGACGACTTCCTCCTCGGCGGCATCGCGGGCGAGCTGTTCCTCCGGGCGGCCGGTCACCCGGTCGGCTTCGACCTCGATCCCGAGGCCGACCTCTACGACTCCCAGTGGGAGCAGAACCACGAGGTCGTTGAGGAGATGCTCGACGAGCGCGGCGACCAGATCACGCTCGCGACGGACCTGGCGTACGAGGACGACGCCGACGAGCGCGCCGAGATCGACGTCGAGGCGATCGAGGAGAAGGACGTCTCCTTCCTGGACGTCGGTACCGACACGGCCGAGGGGTACGCCGACGTCGTCCGCGAGTCGGAGGCGGTCTTCGTGAAGGGCGCGCTCGGCGTCTTCGAGGACGAGCGCTTCTCGGTCGGCACCGTGACGGTGCTGGAGGCCATCGCGGAGACGGACTGCTTCTCGGTCGTCGGCGGCGGCGACACCTCCCGCGCGATCGAGATGTACGGGATGGACGAGGCCGACTTCGGCCACGTCTCGATCGCCGGCGGGGCGTACATCCGCGCGCTGACCGGGCAGCCGCTGGCTGGCGTCGAAGCGCTGAAGCGGGAGTAG
- a CDS encoding protein-L-isoaspartate(D-aspartate) O-methyltransferase translates to MSEEHTEARRALVERLRRRGYVESDRVADAIRAVPRHEFVPAGRRDRAYDDRPLSIGNDQTVSAPHMVALMCELLDPAPDDAVLEVGTGCGYHAAVTAELLSDGHVYSVEYDGDLAADARGTLGRLDYADRVSIRVGDGREGWPEYAPFDGAYVTCAVPSVPDAIRAQLRSGGRIVAPVGDVNQTLVVLEKRADGSFDRSDHGGVRFVRIRG, encoded by the coding sequence GTGAGCGAGGAACACACGGAGGCGCGCCGAGCGCTCGTCGAGCGACTGCGCCGCCGTGGCTACGTCGAGAGCGACCGCGTCGCCGACGCGATCCGCGCGGTGCCCCGTCACGAGTTCGTCCCCGCGGGTCGCCGCGACCGCGCCTACGACGACCGCCCGCTGTCAATCGGGAACGACCAGACCGTGAGCGCCCCGCATATGGTCGCGCTGATGTGCGAACTGCTCGATCCCGCGCCCGACGACGCGGTGCTGGAAGTCGGAACCGGCTGCGGCTACCACGCGGCGGTGACGGCCGAACTGCTCTCCGACGGGCACGTGTACTCCGTCGAGTACGACGGTGACCTCGCGGCGGACGCCCGCGGGACTCTCGGCCGACTCGACTACGCGGATCGGGTCTCGATCCGGGTCGGCGACGGGCGGGAGGGTTGGCCCGAGTACGCCCCGTTCGACGGGGCGTACGTCACGTGCGCGGTCCCGTCCGTCCCCGACGCGATCCGAGCGCAACTCCGATCCGGCGGACGGATCGTCGCACCCGTCGGCGACGTCAACCAGACGTTGGTCGTCCTCGAAAAGCGCGCGGACGGATCCTTCGATCGGAGCGACCACGGGGGCGTCCGCTTCGTTCGCATCCGCGGGTGA
- a CDS encoding metallophosphoesterase family protein, with protein sequence MLVGLCSDTHDNLDLARSAVETFEAEDVDAVVHCGDVVAPFTAATFDADFEFHAVRGNNDGECALAETIDEFGTHHGESAHLTFEGSDGDVDVAVYHGTSERLVDALVDCGTYDYVVRGHTHQRTCEERDGTVHVNPGGLPFPGADEAYHVAILDTDAGDVTFFGLTA encoded by the coding sequence ATGCTCGTCGGACTCTGTTCGGACACCCACGACAACCTCGATCTGGCCCGGAGCGCGGTCGAAACGTTCGAAGCCGAGGACGTCGACGCCGTCGTCCACTGCGGCGACGTCGTCGCGCCCTTCACGGCGGCGACCTTCGACGCCGACTTCGAGTTCCACGCCGTCCGCGGCAACAACGACGGCGAGTGCGCGCTCGCGGAAACGATCGACGAGTTCGGAACGCACCACGGCGAGAGCGCGCACCTGACCTTCGAGGGCTCCGACGGCGACGTCGACGTCGCCGTCTACCACGGGACGAGCGAGCGACTCGTCGACGCGCTCGTCGACTGCGGGACCTACGACTACGTCGTCCGCGGGCACACCCACCAGCGAACGTGCGAAGAGCGCGACGGGACGGTCCACGTCAACCCCGGCGGGCTACCGTTCCCCGGCGCGGACGAGGCCTACCACGTCGCGATCCTCGACACCGACGCCGGCGACGTGACGTTCTTCGGGCTCACGGCGTAG
- a CDS encoding DUF2391 domain-containing protein: MSDDDQSRGSGSPRSDQPPDSGPPRSDRASRAARDLEDDSEDGEYEVDSADEELQHLLEEFDALAETVDSPAERARVRRARRAAVIATTAAAEAADAPVFGRVIRGFDRSDLAEAFLGSFLFGVPMFVEGGTNEVGAFLARRPLFLFGTVLSAIGLVVGILYVAEIQDVRVHNPILGVVPRRLVGVLGVSFLTAVAAMTAWGRIAWSEPTLAFATVAVAFVPMSVGAALGDILPGT; the protein is encoded by the coding sequence GTGAGCGACGACGACCAGTCTCGCGGTTCCGGATCGCCCCGTTCCGACCAGCCACCCGATTCCGGACCGCCCCGGTCGGACCGCGCCAGTCGGGCGGCGCGGGACCTCGAAGACGACAGCGAGGACGGCGAGTACGAGGTCGACTCGGCCGACGAGGAGCTACAGCACCTCCTCGAGGAGTTCGACGCGCTCGCGGAGACCGTCGACTCTCCGGCCGAACGGGCGCGGGTCCGACGCGCCCGACGCGCGGCGGTCATAGCAACCACCGCAGCGGCCGAAGCCGCCGACGCCCCAGTCTTCGGCCGCGTCATCCGGGGCTTCGACCGGAGCGACCTCGCAGAAGCGTTCCTGGGGTCGTTCCTGTTCGGGGTGCCGATGTTCGTCGAGGGCGGGACGAACGAGGTGGGGGCGTTCCTCGCGAGGCGGCCGCTCTTTCTGTTCGGGACCGTCCTGAGCGCGATCGGACTCGTCGTCGGAATCCTCTACGTCGCGGAGATACAGGACGTCCGCGTCCACAACCCCATCCTCGGCGTCGTTCCGCGGCGACTCGTCGGCGTCCTCGGCGTCTCGTTTCTCACCGCCGTCGCCGCGATGACGGCGTGGGGACGCATCGCGTGGTCGGAGCCGACGCTGGCGTTCGCGACGGTCGCCGTCGCCTTCGTCCCGATGAGCGTCGGCGCGGCGCTCGGCGACATCCTGCCGGGGACGTGA
- a CDS encoding succinylglutamate desuccinylase/aspartoacylase family protein, producing the protein MTTLGTASAAPGEIDTGRLAVGESRDGTEVGLPCAVVNGATDGKTLYLQAASDGDELNGVGVVSRVVPRLDPAELSGTLLVVGVVNYHAFQVAEHRNPIDDTKMNRAYPGDERGTSSERIAAATFDAATRADLILDLHQGSTSRMIDEVRVRCGRRHRMHGECLELAKTFGCGYVLDQKGPEGQLARAGPDEGIPTIDPELGGCVGWDEESIRAGVEGVFNVLREYDFLDGDATASQQTRAKGFDQYGSPSGGLVRFEADLGDRVSAGDLLFEVIDVFGELQARVTANSDGVFWRTRRLPQVATGEYVCSVGTNVDTY; encoded by the coding sequence ATGACGACACTCGGCACGGCGAGTGCGGCCCCCGGCGAGATCGACACGGGCCGTCTGGCGGTGGGCGAATCCCGCGACGGGACGGAGGTGGGCCTTCCCTGTGCGGTCGTGAACGGCGCTACCGACGGGAAGACGCTCTACTTGCAGGCGGCCTCGGACGGCGACGAACTGAACGGCGTCGGCGTCGTCAGCCGCGTCGTCCCCCGGCTCGATCCCGCGGAACTCTCGGGGACGCTCCTCGTCGTCGGCGTGGTCAACTACCACGCGTTTCAGGTCGCAGAGCACCGGAACCCGATCGACGACACGAAGATGAACCGCGCGTACCCCGGCGACGAGCGGGGAACCTCCTCGGAGCGCATCGCCGCGGCGACGTTCGACGCGGCGACGCGCGCGGACCTGATCTTGGACCTCCACCAGGGCTCGACGTCGCGGATGATCGACGAGGTACGGGTCCGCTGCGGCCGTCGCCACCGAATGCACGGGGAGTGTCTCGAACTCGCGAAGACGTTCGGCTGCGGCTACGTCCTCGATCAGAAGGGCCCGGAAGGACAGCTGGCCCGCGCCGGACCGGACGAGGGGATTCCGACGATCGACCCCGAACTCGGCGGCTGCGTCGGCTGGGACGAAGAGAGCATCCGGGCGGGCGTCGAGGGCGTGTTCAACGTCCTCCGCGAGTACGACTTCCTCGACGGCGACGCCACCGCGTCGCAGCAGACGCGCGCGAAGGGATTCGATCAGTACGGTTCCCCGAGCGGCGGACTCGTGCGGTTCGAGGCCGACCTGGGTGATCGGGTCTCCGCCGGCGACCTCCTCTTCGAGGTGATCGACGTCTTCGGCGAACTGCAGGCCCGCGTGACAGCCAACAGCGACGGCGTCTTCTGGCGGACCCGCCGCCTCCCGCAGGTCGCGACCGGCGAGTACGTCTGCTCTGTCGGCACCAACGTCGACACGTACTGA
- a CDS encoding potassium channel family protein, whose amino-acid sequence MDPRDVEYEPVSVKEVLAEMKDTAELLIDLSYSAVLNGSDEIAREVLELEGRMDILQLQGRMSLLMAARSPEDAEQLAPVLGVMGAAEKISNAAGDIAKIVLEDIGMPDAIRTALPEAVEVLVRAAVDEGSPYAGRTLLDVNMETETGVRVIAIRRESATGKRRWLMNPGPDSQLQPNDSLLLRGPRDGISAVYEAATGEPYEPAEAVEPPIEDLERAIDSITLMKDMSELAVDLAYGAVLFDSEGVAEEVKELEAEVDALQSRFEAWTLRAAGRVEDPVRLRGLVRLASATEVISDAALEISEGVLRGIDAHPVVAAAVEESDEVIVRLSVASDAQLAGTTLGERMVKTETGMRVIAVRRGESGEEWVVQPGPETELRGGDVIIAKGTRAGAERLSELVGDVQEFDE is encoded by the coding sequence ATGGACCCACGGGACGTCGAGTACGAGCCGGTCAGCGTCAAGGAGGTGCTGGCGGAGATGAAAGACACCGCCGAACTCCTCATCGACCTCTCGTACTCCGCCGTCCTCAACGGGAGCGACGAGATCGCCCGGGAAGTGCTGGAGCTCGAAGGGCGGATGGACATCCTCCAACTCCAGGGCCGGATGAGCCTCCTGATGGCGGCCCGAAGCCCCGAAGACGCCGAACAACTGGCTCCCGTCCTCGGCGTGATGGGTGCCGCCGAGAAGATCTCGAACGCCGCCGGCGACATCGCGAAGATCGTCCTCGAAGACATCGGGATGCCCGACGCGATCCGGACCGCACTCCCCGAGGCCGTCGAGGTGCTGGTCCGCGCGGCGGTCGACGAGGGCTCCCCGTACGCCGGTCGGACGCTCCTCGATGTCAATATGGAGACCGAGACGGGGGTTCGCGTCATCGCGATCCGTCGGGAGTCGGCGACCGGCAAGCGCCGGTGGCTGATGAACCCCGGCCCCGACAGCCAACTCCAGCCGAACGACTCGCTGCTGCTCCGCGGTCCGCGAGACGGCATATCGGCCGTCTACGAGGCGGCGACCGGCGAGCCCTACGAGCCCGCGGAGGCGGTCGAACCGCCGATCGAGGACCTCGAACGGGCGATCGACTCGATCACGCTGATGAAAGACATGAGCGAGCTCGCCGTCGACCTGGCCTACGGCGCGGTGCTGTTCGACAGCGAGGGCGTCGCCGAGGAGGTAAAAGAGCTCGAGGCGGAGGTCGACGCCCTGCAGTCGCGCTTCGAGGCCTGGACGCTCCGCGCGGCGGGCCGCGTCGAGGATCCCGTCCGGCTCCGCGGCCTCGTCCGCCTGGCGTCGGCGACGGAGGTCATCTCCGACGCCGCCCTCGAAATCAGCGAGGGCGTCCTCCGCGGCATCGACGCCCATCCGGTGGTCGCCGCCGCCGTCGAGGAGTCCGACGAGGTGATCGTTCGGCTCTCGGTCGCGTCCGACGCCCAGCTCGCGGGCACCACGCTCGGCGAGCGGATGGTCAAGACCGAGACGGGGATGCGCGTCATCGCCGTCCGCCGCGGCGAGAGCGGCGAGGAGTGGGTCGTCCAGCCCGGACCGGAGACCGAACTCCGCGGCGGCGACGTCATCATCGCGAAGGGGACGCGCGCGGGCGCAGAGCGGCTGAGCGAACTCGTCGGCGACGTTCAGGAGTTCGACGAGTAG
- a CDS encoding DUF4242 domain-containing protein, protein MDVHRNVGGSAEDVAEAHKKDLETQEKHGVKYLNYWVDEDQDAVFCLFEGPSKEAGERVHREAHGLTAEEIFEVQQGE, encoded by the coding sequence ATGGACGTTCACAGGAACGTCGGCGGTAGTGCTGAGGACGTTGCAGAGGCCCACAAAAAGGACCTCGAAACGCAAGAAAAGCACGGAGTGAAATATCTGAATTACTGGGTCGACGAGGACCAAGACGCCGTCTTCTGCCTGTTCGAAGGCCCCAGCAAAGAAGCGGGTGAGAGGGTACACCGCGAAGCTCACGGCCTCACCGCAGAGGAGATCTTCGAGGTCCAGCAGGGAGAGTGA